A single region of the Gorilla gorilla gorilla isolate KB3781 chromosome 1, NHGRI_mGorGor1-v2.1_pri, whole genome shotgun sequence genome encodes:
- the GJA9 gene encoding gap junction alpha-9 protein: MGDWNLLGDTLEEVHIHSTMIGKIWLTILFIFRMLVLGVAAEDVWNDEQSGFICNTEQPGCRNVCYDQAFPISLIRYWVLQVIFVSSPSLVYMGHALYRLRVLEEERQRMKAQLRVELEEVEFEMPRDRRRLEQELCQLEKRKLNKAPLRGTLLCTYVIHIFTRSVVEVGFMIGQYLLYGFHLEPLFKCHGHPCPNIIDCFVSRPTEKTIFLLFMQSIATISLFLNILEIFHLGFKKIKRGLWGKYKLKKEHNEFHANKAKQNVAKYQSTSANSLKQLPSAPDYNLLVEKQTHTAAYPSLNSSSVFQPNPDNHSVNDEKCILDEQETVLSNEISTLSTSCSHFQHISSNNNKDTHKIFGKEFNGNQLMEKRETEGKDSKRNYHSRGHRSIPGVAIDGENNMRPSPQTVFSLPANCDWKPRWLRATWGSSTEHENRGSPPKGNLKGQFRKGTVRTLPPSQGDSQSLDIPNTADSLGGLSFEPGLVRTCNNHVCPPNHVVSLTNNLIGRRVPTDLQI, translated from the coding sequence ATGGGGGACTGGAATCTCCTTGGAGATACTCTGGAGGAAGTTCACATCCACTCCACCATGATTGGAAAGATCTGGCTCACCATCCTGTTCATATTTCGAATGCTTGTTCTGGGTGTAGCAGCTGAAGATGTCTGGAATGATGAGCAGTCTGGCTTCATCTGCAATACAGAACAACCAGGCTGCAGAAATGTATGCTACGACCAGGCCTTTCCTATCTCCCTCATTAGATACTGGGTTCTGCAGGTGATATTTGTGTCTTCACCATCCCTGGTCTACATGGGCCATGCATTGTACCGACTGAGAGTTCTTGAGGAAGAGAGGCAAAGGATGAAAGCTCAGTTAAGAGTAGAACTGGAGGAGGTAGAGTTTGAAATGCCTAGGGATCGGAGGAGATTGGAGCAAGAGCTTTGTCagctggagaaaaggaaactaaaTAAAGCTCCACTCAGAGGAACCTTGCTTTGCACTTATGTGATACACATTTTCACTCGCTCTGTGGTTGAAGTTGGATTCATGATTGGACAGTACCTTTTATATGGATTTCACTTAGAGCCGCTATTTAAGTGCCATGGCCACCCGTGTCCAAATATAATCGACTGTTTTGTCTCAAGACCAACAGAAAAGACAATATTCCTATTATTTATGCAATCTATAGCCACTATTTCACTTTTCTTAAACATTCTTGAAATTTTCCACCTaggttttaaaaagattaaaagaggGCTTTGGGGAAAATACAAGTTGAAGAAGGAACATAATGAATTCCATGCAAACAAGGCAAAACAAAATGTAGCCAAATACCAGAGCACATCTGCAAATTCACTGAAGCAACTCCCTTCTGCCCCTGATTATAATCTGTTAGTGGAAAAGCAAACACACACTGCAGCGTACCCTAGTTTAAATTCATCTTCTGTATTCCAGCCAAATCCTGACAATCATAGTGTAAATGATGAGAAATGCATTTTGGATGAACAGGAAACTGTACTTTCTAATGAGATTTCCACACTTAGTACTAGTTGTAGTCATTTTCAACACATCAGTTCAAACAATAACAAAGACActcataaaatatttggaaaagaatTTAATGGTAACCAGttaatggaaaaaagagaaactgaaggcaaagacagcaaaaggaactaccacTCTAGAGGTCACCGTTCTATTCCAGGTGTTGCTATAGATGGAGAGAACAACATGAGGCCGTCACCCCAAACAGTTTTCTCCTTGCCAGCTAACTGCGATTGGAAACCGCGGTGGCTTAGAGCTACATGGGGTTCCTCTACAGAACATGAAAACCGGGGGTCACCTCCTAAAGGTAACCTCAAGGGCCAGTTCAGAAAGGGCACAGTCAGAACCCTTCCTCCTTCACAAGGAGATTCTCAATCACTTGACATTCCAAACACTGCTGATTCTTTGGGAGGGCTGTCCTTTGAGCCAGGGTTGGTCAGAACCTGTAATAATCATGTTTGTCCTCCAAATCACGTAGTGTCCCTAACGAACAATCTCATTGGTAGGCGGGTTCCCACAGATCTTCAGATCTAA